One genomic segment of Bosea sp. 685 includes these proteins:
- a CDS encoding NERD domain-containing protein, with amino-acid sequence MPPVDHTLRIYLGGPVAHASERVFLRALVARLESQRISAVVLANIMVNGRQLDCVVATPESVSVIEVKQSRLPLRGELNGQWARLTHQGEWAAYPNAYQQALDARFCLRDAMQSFTPIGQHYPQGVVVFAGRIPTGSQLPRGDFKTRILEIEPFLAVFPDGNGNPWPLDRWSEFARHLSLEPATLGEAVAEGKEADRLALIARYRAAVVAEHVEDAAAWLPESEDERDALRVAAWSETGCFVSGPSGCGKSLRAAWLASELAAAGHPTFFLAAKNFWGSWSASLRRELALLVDIEPQQLFRAVAQSDLSVFLIVDGCNEFGADARDALRGIRALARRFQARLILTSQDPKPTMFGGLNTVAANRPSLGLKQRIAVSAGGALPAIAEEVLRAIMSGIEAKIVGEIGSELRTGITRPLLIDQFARKLLGQHARLGARALREFASALHEQVAFSFSEAQFDDFMRTQDIGVAECDRLFSAGLLARRAGRVSFAHEMLQNACAAGALARVASSDPLAFAWRLSTPLVQPLAEDVIAAIDDGSVSRQLLEETADARLLARCAEGLCGPIAAAAASDLIDRSAAACVDEIRSANLQLTIDGDATRLEWQESAREAWTDAQIAQLAAIGLRAASGASIQAYLSLCAAMDERLAGERERWASLARQHRFPFRSQSFALAYYGFGPQIGFTRVARATQRGLEPAGLGMASYSWNVETLSSGQLLFFLEGRRRFRDAPDERFAEELIYLFRERFRFEPYHVQLAMLDSVGYARSAPDPVIQQLTEAITALEVSPTNVGINSSIIDALKILGAIEDPDDRQRQQIAAELVEVLQSDVSAVNPDLALTVAVSMFDHPYDTLYGEAIHELEDSQRHLLFCRALRAPSVRHSGSFGWLVRTVAAFNDPNDAELLKAFSCLPENANPFAQEEWAGFVAAIRFLARHRAGLAPIATGTPAEMCLGHLRMLVYAAESRLPEDLAQAALAWEFLRAMPVQLVVGCFSEIVGALTDDWSERTRDGASGTLNLVGAFVEESLTLMRRFVDEGEQPLFFHRAPFREKGTNFAFQVIGHYGDRSDIERLRKRSRGHPFAADAIAALKRLDMAAISTDS; translated from the coding sequence ATGCCGCCGGTCGATCACACGTTGCGAATTTATCTTGGCGGCCCCGTCGCACATGCATCCGAACGTGTCTTCCTTCGCGCGCTTGTTGCGCGACTGGAGAGCCAGCGCATCTCGGCGGTCGTTCTTGCCAATATCATGGTCAATGGACGGCAGCTTGATTGCGTCGTCGCGACCCCCGAGTCAGTCAGTGTCATCGAGGTCAAACAGAGCCGGCTGCCGCTGCGCGGGGAGCTCAATGGTCAATGGGCTAGGCTGACGCATCAGGGCGAGTGGGCGGCCTACCCCAATGCCTACCAGCAGGCGCTCGATGCACGATTTTGCCTCCGCGATGCGATGCAATCGTTCACCCCAATCGGTCAGCACTATCCGCAGGGCGTTGTGGTGTTCGCCGGAAGAATTCCCACGGGATCGCAGTTGCCCAGAGGCGATTTCAAAACGCGGATTCTGGAGATTGAGCCGTTTCTCGCAGTATTTCCGGACGGCAACGGAAACCCTTGGCCGCTCGACCGCTGGTCTGAATTTGCCCGGCACCTCTCGTTGGAACCGGCAACGCTTGGGGAGGCGGTTGCGGAGGGTAAGGAAGCAGATCGGCTGGCGCTGATCGCCCGGTATCGCGCGGCGGTCGTTGCCGAGCACGTTGAGGATGCCGCGGCCTGGCTTCCGGAGAGCGAGGACGAACGCGACGCGTTGCGGGTGGCTGCGTGGTCCGAGACGGGATGTTTTGTTAGTGGGCCCTCGGGGTGTGGGAAATCTCTGCGAGCCGCGTGGCTCGCATCTGAATTGGCGGCAGCTGGCCATCCAACCTTTTTCCTAGCAGCGAAGAATTTCTGGGGCAGCTGGTCCGCAAGCCTACGCCGCGAATTGGCGCTGCTCGTGGATATTGAGCCCCAGCAATTGTTCCGTGCGGTCGCACAGAGCGACTTGAGCGTTTTTCTCATTGTTGACGGCTGCAATGAATTCGGCGCCGACGCACGCGACGCATTGCGCGGCATCAGGGCTCTGGCGCGGCGCTTTCAGGCCAGGCTGATCCTGACCTCGCAGGATCCCAAGCCCACCATGTTCGGTGGCCTCAATACGGTAGCAGCCAATCGCCCTAGCCTCGGGCTGAAGCAGCGCATTGCGGTCTCTGCCGGCGGCGCGCTCCCGGCGATTGCCGAGGAAGTGCTGCGTGCGATCATGTCCGGCATTGAAGCGAAAATCGTCGGTGAGATTGGCAGTGAATTGCGTACCGGAATCACCCGGCCGCTTCTGATCGATCAGTTCGCAAGAAAGCTGCTGGGCCAGCACGCGCGGCTGGGCGCACGGGCACTGCGCGAGTTTGCTTCTGCCCTGCACGAGCAGGTGGCCTTCTCCTTCTCTGAAGCGCAGTTCGACGATTTCATGCGCACGCAGGATATTGGTGTTGCCGAGTGTGATCGGCTGTTCTCAGCTGGTCTGTTGGCTCGGCGAGCCGGCCGCGTCTCCTTCGCCCATGAAATGCTTCAAAACGCCTGCGCGGCTGGTGCGCTAGCCAGAGTGGCTTCGTCCGATCCGCTAGCTTTTGCCTGGCGCCTTTCCACGCCGCTCGTTCAGCCCCTGGCCGAAGACGTAATCGCTGCCATCGACGATGGCAGCGTCTCTCGCCAGCTCCTTGAGGAGACGGCAGACGCCCGTCTGCTGGCGCGCTGCGCCGAAGGCTTGTGCGGTCCTATTGCGGCCGCGGCTGCATCGGACCTTATAGACCGAAGCGCCGCGGCATGTGTCGACGAAATACGCTCGGCAAACCTTCAGCTGACCATCGACGGCGATGCGACCCGCCTTGAGTGGCAGGAAAGTGCGCGCGAGGCGTGGACCGACGCGCAAATAGCGCAATTGGCCGCCATCGGACTACGTGCGGCATCGGGCGCCAGCATTCAGGCCTATCTGTCACTCTGTGCAGCGATGGATGAGCGCCTTGCAGGCGAGCGAGAGCGCTGGGCATCCTTGGCCAGGCAGCATCGATTTCCATTTCGTAGCCAGAGTTTTGCATTGGCCTATTATGGCTTTGGCCCCCAGATTGGATTTACCCGTGTCGCGCGTGCGACGCAGCGCGGCCTTGAACCTGCTGGCCTCGGTATGGCCAGCTACTCTTGGAATGTTGAGACGCTAAGTTCCGGGCAGTTGCTGTTTTTCCTCGAGGGCCGGCGACGGTTCCGCGACGCCCCGGACGAACGTTTTGCCGAAGAGCTGATTTATCTGTTCCGTGAGCGGTTTCGCTTCGAGCCCTACCATGTACAGCTGGCGATGCTGGATTCTGTCGGCTATGCGCGGTCGGCGCCAGATCCCGTCATCCAGCAGCTCACCGAAGCTATTACAGCGCTGGAGGTCAGCCCCACCAACGTGGGGATCAATAGTAGTATCATCGATGCCTTGAAGATCCTCGGTGCGATCGAGGATCCTGACGATCGGCAGCGGCAGCAGATTGCGGCCGAGCTTGTTGAGGTTCTGCAGAGTGATGTCAGCGCGGTCAACCCGGACCTAGCCCTGACGGTTGCGGTCAGCATGTTCGACCATCCCTATGACACCCTCTATGGCGAAGCGATACACGAGCTGGAAGATAGCCAGAGACACCTCCTGTTCTGCCGAGCACTGCGTGCTCCGTCGGTGCGGCATTCAGGCAGCTTCGGCTGGCTGGTCAGAACAGTCGCAGCCTTCAACGATCCCAACGACGCGGAACTGCTCAAGGCGTTTTCCTGTCTTCCCGAGAACGCCAATCCATTTGCGCAGGAGGAATGGGCAGGCTTCGTTGCCGCAATCCGCTTTCTTGCTCGCCATCGAGCCGGCCTTGCCCCCATCGCGACCGGAACGCCGGCGGAAATGTGCCTTGGCCATCTGCGTATGCTCGTTTACGCGGCGGAATCGCGCTTGCCAGAAGATCTGGCGCAGGCGGCTTTGGCTTGGGAGTTCCTTCGCGCGATGCCTGTCCAGCTCGTTGTCGGGTGTTTTAGCGAGATCGTCGGTGCACTCACGGATGATTGGTCGGAACGTACGCGCGATGGAGCAAGCGGCACGCTCAACTTGGTCGGTGCCTTCGTGGAAGAGAGCCTCACGCTTATGCGCCGCTTTGTCGATGAAGGAGAACAGCCGCTGTTTTTCCACCGCGCTCCGTTTCGCGAGAAGGGGACGAATTTCGCGTTTCAGGTCATCGGGCATTACGGCGATCGCAGCGACATTGAACGGCTGCGGAAACGCAGCCGTGGGCACCCGTTCGCCGCGGATGCGATTGCAGCTCTCAAGCGACTGGATATGGCGGCGATATCGACAGATTCATGA
- a CDS encoding DUF4238 domain-containing protein → MADNKQQHYVPKATLRHFACDPDRQPKPRLINLINISRGKVVRGASLADQCYRDYFYGKDTRVEKALGGAEGYFASLVRKMITTRSIDERDGWHLVQMVSLQRGRTLRAEQELNGMTDKMIKLFMFNKIGEDDLRRVRIGLEGAARLNVAQSLAISPMLLDLKRFLIVNETSVPFVIADNPVVSTNWFGRKNDPRRMVGIARSGLQMILPLTPKFALMMHDNNVYNAESDHNVIALANSAEASALNELQWMNAYQNVYSPPTLEHERVEALLRIPRPEGSLYEFKRLERLADDGKFQATDKDEFSPPSEGVKSELVVHSARALPRDARLRAVRLRDKAVVFDDGSMASPQRDPVWEDKRSHRSCRR, encoded by the coding sequence ATGGCAGACAACAAGCAGCAGCACTACGTGCCAAAGGCTACCCTGCGGCATTTCGCTTGCGACCCGGATCGACAGCCCAAGCCGCGCTTGATCAACCTGATCAATATCAGTCGTGGCAAAGTTGTTCGGGGAGCGTCGCTGGCCGATCAGTGCTATCGCGACTATTTTTACGGCAAGGATACGAGAGTCGAGAAGGCTCTGGGAGGCGCAGAGGGCTATTTCGCTTCTCTCGTTCGAAAGATGATCACAACACGTTCAATCGACGAACGTGATGGCTGGCATCTGGTCCAGATGGTTTCACTGCAACGCGGCAGGACACTGCGTGCCGAGCAGGAACTCAACGGCATGACCGATAAGATGATCAAGTTGTTCATGTTCAACAAGATCGGCGAGGACGATTTGCGCCGCGTCCGTATCGGGCTGGAGGGCGCCGCGCGGCTCAATGTTGCTCAATCTCTTGCGATCAGCCCGATGCTGCTGGATCTCAAACGCTTTTTAATCGTCAACGAAACGAGCGTTCCGTTTGTTATTGCCGATAATCCCGTCGTTTCGACCAACTGGTTTGGGAGGAAGAACGATCCGCGCCGGATGGTCGGGATCGCCCGATCCGGATTGCAGATGATTTTGCCGCTGACGCCCAAGTTTGCGCTGATGATGCACGATAACAATGTCTACAACGCGGAGTCGGATCATAACGTCATAGCGCTTGCCAACAGCGCTGAGGCGTCCGCATTGAACGAGCTTCAATGGATGAACGCCTATCAGAACGTCTATTCCCCGCCGACACTTGAGCACGAGCGTGTCGAGGCGTTGCTCCGCATTCCACGGCCAGAAGGCAGTCTATACGAGTTCAAGAGGCTGGAGCGCCTGGCTGATGACGGGAAGTTCCAGGCCACTGACAAGGACGAGTTCTCGCCGCCCAGCGAGGGAGTGAAGTCAGAACTGGTTGTCCACTCTGCAAGGGCTTTGCCACGAGATGCCCGGCTTCGGGCCGTTAGGCTCCGGGATAAGGCTGTCGTTTTCGACGACGGGTCCATGGCGTCGCCACAACGAGATCCGGTTTGGGAGGATAAGCGTTCTCACAGAAGCTGCCGAAGGTGA
- a CDS encoding type II toxin-antitoxin system VapC family toxin, which translates to MFILDTNVISELRKVRAGKADPKVSNWARQTPGASLFLSTIVVQELEIGTLQLERKDPAQGAILRTWLEEHVLPTFHDRILPVDTNVARKSATLHVPNPRPYRDGFIGATALVFGMTLVTRNTDDFERTGVRLLNPWL; encoded by the coding sequence ATGTTCATTCTCGATACGAACGTCATCTCCGAGCTGCGCAAGGTGCGGGCCGGAAAGGCTGATCCCAAAGTCAGCAACTGGGCGCGTCAAACGCCGGGAGCCAGTCTCTTCCTGTCTACGATCGTGGTCCAGGAACTCGAGATCGGAACGCTGCAGTTAGAGCGGAAGGATCCCGCACAAGGTGCCATCCTGCGCACCTGGTTGGAGGAGCACGTCCTGCCCACGTTTCACGACCGGATTCTTCCGGTCGACACCAATGTCGCTCGCAAGAGCGCCACGCTACACGTCCCCAACCCTCGACCTTACCGGGACGGCTTCATCGGCGCCACTGCGCTGGTTTTCGGAATGACATTGGTCACGCGTAACACGGACGATTTCGAAAGAACCGGCGTGCGCCTGCTGAACCCGTGGCTCTGA